A genomic window from Dechloromonas sp. A34 includes:
- a CDS encoding O-acetyl-ADP-ribose deacetylase, with product MPNANHHFFGNRVSLLVGDLTEQRVDAVVNAANSSLLGGGGVDGAIHRRGGPAILDACREVRRENWPNGLPTGEVVATTGGALPARYVIHAVGPIYGAHRGEEAVLLAACYRNAIRLANQLQLTSIAFPAISTGVYGYPPEKAAAVVSRALRVTMTEFTDIEEVRLVFFNTPALEVFIAHQQFTD from the coding sequence ATGCCCAATGCCAACCACCACTTTTTCGGCAATCGCGTCAGTCTGCTGGTCGGCGACCTCACCGAACAACGGGTCGATGCAGTCGTCAATGCCGCCAACAGCAGCCTGCTCGGCGGCGGCGGGGTCGATGGCGCCATCCATCGCCGGGGCGGCCCGGCCATCCTCGATGCCTGCCGTGAAGTCCGGCGAGAAAATTGGCCAAACGGCCTGCCGACCGGCGAGGTGGTCGCCACCACGGGCGGCGCCCTGCCCGCCCGCTATGTCATCCATGCCGTCGGCCCGATCTACGGCGCCCATCGCGGCGAAGAAGCCGTCCTGCTAGCCGCTTGTTACCGCAACGCCATTCGCCTCGCCAATCAGCTTCAACTGACCAGCATCGCCTTCCCGGCTATCTCCACCGGCGTCTACGGTTACCCGCCGGAGAAGGCCGCAGCGGTTGTTTCCCGGGCATTACGCGTGACCATGACTGAGTTCACGGACATTGAAGAAGTACGACTGGTTTTCTTCAATACTCCCGCACTCGAAGTTTTCATCGCCCATCAGCAATTTACCGACTGA
- a CDS encoding rhodanese-like domain-containing protein gives MKRVLAGLAMSTLALAATAQDKELLRIIGTDTKFVVQTKNGPFEITRTMTPCAKNKGWLQPLIPVPGVHPVTEIELLQAMNDKEALIVDMREPEDRMKGTIPNSYHIPYTEVSGRMNELGCAKQGGKWDCVKAKKVYAFCNGPVCPQSPTAIVAMVRDGFPVDKIYYYRGGMLDWDALGFPIVKGDF, from the coding sequence ATGAAGAGAGTACTTGCTGGATTGGCTATGTCGACACTGGCGTTGGCTGCGACGGCTCAGGACAAGGAGTTGTTGCGCATCATCGGCACCGACACCAAATTCGTGGTGCAAACAAAAAATGGCCCGTTCGAGATCACCCGGACAATGACCCCATGCGCCAAGAATAAAGGCTGGCTGCAACCCCTGATCCCGGTTCCCGGGGTTCATCCGGTGACCGAAATCGAACTGCTGCAGGCCATGAACGACAAGGAGGCGCTTATCGTAGACATGCGCGAACCTGAGGATCGCATGAAGGGCACGATTCCGAATTCGTATCACATTCCCTATACCGAGGTTTCCGGGCGCATGAATGAATTGGGCTGCGCCAAGCAGGGCGGCAAGTGGGATTGCGTCAAGGCCAAGAAGGTTTATGCCTTCTGTAACGGTCCGGTCTGCCCGCAAAGCCCGACGGCGATCGTCGCCATGGTGCGCGATGGCTTTCCGGTCGACAAGATCTACTACTACCGCGGCGGCATGCTGGATTGGGACGCCCTGGGCTTTCCCATCGTCAAGGGCGATTTTTGA
- a CDS encoding DUF2917 domain-containing protein, which yields MKIDLKSGEVCLSDNHPICLRQARGLCVTSTAGTIWITVTGEPGDTFLEPGQTYEVSSNGLAIIESIGNGRVRLTKPKLFSGLRQQAVEILRQLKPHEKTGRSGPVSLKP from the coding sequence ATGAAAATCGACTTGAAGTCTGGCGAGGTCTGCTTGAGCGACAACCATCCGATCTGCCTGCGCCAGGCGCGCGGCCTGTGTGTAACCAGCACGGCCGGCACGATCTGGATCACCGTCACCGGCGAACCCGGAGATACCTTTCTCGAACCCGGCCAGACCTACGAAGTGAGCAGCAACGGATTGGCGATCATCGAAAGCATCGGCAACGGGCGCGTCCGCTTGACAAAACCCAAGTTATTTTCCGGCCTGCGGCAGCAGGCCGTGGAAATCCTGCGCCAGCTAAAGCCCCATGAAAAAACCGGCCGCAGCGGGCCGGTTTCCCTTAAGCCGTGA
- a CDS encoding CZB domain-containing protein: MTRIDIDGAIRLHNHWRRQFINAFAGGNYADMPLSEHRGCTLASTLKDIADAVIETADYQQLVAIHDHFHALANDIVELSNNGLGDAADLLLPELNEASHQLVGQLDKLRTALTPK, from the coding sequence ATGACGCGTATCGATATCGACGGCGCCATACGCTTGCACAATCACTGGCGGCGCCAGTTCATCAACGCCTTCGCCGGCGGCAACTACGCCGACATGCCGCTCTCCGAACATCGCGGCTGCACCCTCGCCAGTACCTTGAAAGATATTGCTGACGCCGTGATCGAAACGGCCGACTACCAGCAACTCGTCGCCATTCACGACCACTTTCACGCCTTGGCCAACGATATCGTCGAACTCAGCAACAATGGTCTCGGCGACGCCGCCGACCTGCTTCTTCCCGAGCTCAACGAAGCCTCGCATCAACTGGTCGGACAACTCGACAAGCTGCGCACTGCACTGACTCCGAAATAA
- a CDS encoding PLP-dependent aminotransferase family protein yields the protein MTDLLRYERLASELEGMIANGALRHGDRLPSVRRLSVERRLSVSTVVQALRQLENRGLVEARPQSGYFVRRPGPVRAEPAQRSTPETAVPVDVTQRLVRVLQAGCRPLVAPLAAALPAASLLPVAALHRLYAGVARRHPKLLEGGSHINMDEPALVRQLVRRSLAWGGPLAGDEIVITNSCTEALGLCLRAVTKPGDTVAVESPGYYLMLQLLETLGLKALEIPTDPRHGLSVEALELATRNGGVAACLLVPNASNPLGSMMPDDKKRQLAALAASRGVPVIEDDIYGDLHFGPQRPWPIKAFDMVGNVMLCSSFSKSLTPALRIGFVAAGRYRSAIALQKTITSGGTNPITQNVLAEYLESSAYERHLRTLRRSYERQVESMRAAVGRHFPAATRISQPQGGYVLWVELPEEFDTTALYERAIAENLAYVPGELFSASGMYRNCLRLNCGNPHGPEIEDAVRRLGAVISRA from the coding sequence ATGACTGACTTGTTGCGCTACGAAAGATTGGCCTCGGAACTGGAGGGCATGATTGCCAATGGTGCCTTGCGTCATGGCGACCGTCTGCCGTCGGTTCGTCGTTTGTCGGTGGAGCGGCGGCTATCCGTGTCGACCGTGGTCCAGGCCTTGCGCCAGCTGGAGAATCGCGGGCTGGTCGAGGCCCGGCCGCAGTCCGGCTATTTCGTTCGCCGGCCCGGGCCGGTGCGGGCCGAGCCGGCGCAGCGCTCGACGCCGGAGACGGCGGTGCCGGTAGATGTCACGCAGCGTCTGGTCCGCGTTCTTCAGGCCGGTTGCCGGCCATTGGTAGCGCCGCTGGCGGCGGCTTTGCCGGCTGCCTCGCTGTTGCCGGTGGCAGCGCTGCACCGTCTGTATGCCGGGGTTGCCCGTCGTCACCCGAAGTTGCTCGAAGGTGGCAGTCACATCAACATGGACGAGCCGGCGCTGGTCCGCCAGTTGGTGCGCCGTTCGCTGGCCTGGGGCGGGCCCTTGGCCGGTGACGAGATCGTGATCACCAATTCCTGCACCGAGGCTCTTGGCCTCTGCCTGCGTGCTGTGACCAAGCCGGGCGATACCGTGGCGGTGGAGTCGCCGGGTTATTACCTGATGCTGCAACTGCTCGAAACACTCGGTCTCAAGGCGCTGGAGATTCCGACCGATCCGCGTCACGGCCTCTCGGTCGAAGCGCTCGAACTGGCGACCCGCAACGGCGGTGTTGCCGCCTGTCTGCTCGTGCCGAATGCCAGCAATCCGCTGGGCAGCATGATGCCGGATGACAAGAAGCGCCAGCTGGCGGCCCTGGCTGCCAGCCGTGGTGTTCCGGTGATTGAGGACGATATCTACGGCGACCTGCATTTCGGGCCACAGCGGCCATGGCCGATCAAGGCTTTCGATATGGTTGGCAATGTGATGCTGTGCTCGTCTTTTTCGAAGAGCCTGACCCCGGCGTTGCGCATAGGCTTCGTTGCGGCTGGTCGTTATCGCTCGGCGATCGCCCTGCAGAAGACCATCACCAGCGGCGGGACCAATCCGATTACCCAGAACGTGCTGGCCGAATATCTCGAATCGAGCGCCTATGAACGCCATCTGCGCACGCTGCGGCGCAGCTATGAACGCCAGGTGGAGAGCATGCGGGCGGCGGTTGGTCGCCATTTTCCGGCGGCAACGCGTATTTCGCAGCCGCAGGGCGGCTACGTGCTGTGGGTTGAACTGCCGGAAGAGTTCGATACGACGGCGCTTTACGAACGCGCCATTGCCGAGAATCTGGCCTATGTGCCGGGCGAGCTGTTTTCGGCCAGCGGCATGTACCGCAACTGCCTGCGCCTGAACTGCGGCAACCCGCACGGTCCGGAAATCGAGGATGCCGTCCGCCGGCTGGGCGCGGTGATATCCCGGGCCTGA
- a CDS encoding SurA N-terminal domain-containing protein has product MFDAVRNNKRIVQVFLGLIILPFAFFGVDSYMNNVGSGDEVATIGDIKITQQQFQQSVRDQQDRLRTQLGAQFDPKLLDNPEARNAILDDLINQRLLMLEANKKHMFVSDEAIRRTIGGIDAFKVDGQFSAERYEAALRGQGMSPAGFEAQLRQDMTLQQLAGAISQSSLMAHTVSDRLLALQTEKREVMEFRLGLDAYLDKVKLADGAVRKFYDENSKQFELPEQAKAEYVVLSMETIGTQLTVSEAEIKAWYDGHKDKFRQPEERRASHILIASEKLGKDKAKTKAEVLLKDVQKNPAGFADLAKKNSDDPGSAAKGGDLGFFGRGMMVKAFEETAFNMKEGEISGVVESDFGFHIIKVTGIHAAKEKPFAEVKGEIESELKLAGASRKFAEAAEAFSNTVYEQADSLKPVAEKFKLTIKQSDWLGRQANPANGPLANEKLLAAVFSEDSIKNKRNTEAVEIATNTLVAARLVDYKPASLQPFDGVKASIETLLKRQEAQAQAKKDGEARLEALKKGEDKLAWGAAKSVSRLDSRMIPPPAAAAVFKMDGATLPAYTGVELPGSGYALFKLSKVNSGEQLDAARRQALLGQLANLSAQEDLRLYLAALRSRYKVEINQAALEAKEK; this is encoded by the coding sequence ATGTTCGACGCAGTCCGCAACAATAAAAGAATCGTCCAGGTATTTCTCGGTCTGATCATTCTGCCTTTTGCCTTTTTTGGCGTTGATTCCTACATGAACAACGTCGGCTCGGGCGACGAAGTGGCCACGATCGGCGACATCAAGATCACCCAGCAGCAGTTCCAGCAGTCGGTACGCGATCAGCAGGACCGTCTGCGCACCCAACTGGGCGCCCAGTTCGACCCGAAGTTGCTCGACAATCCGGAGGCCCGTAACGCGATCCTCGACGATCTGATCAATCAGCGCCTGTTGATGCTCGAGGCCAACAAGAAGCACATGTTTGTCAGCGACGAAGCGATTCGCCGGACAATCGGCGGCATCGATGCCTTCAAGGTCGACGGTCAGTTTTCTGCCGAACGCTACGAAGCTGCACTGCGCGGGCAGGGCATGTCGCCGGCCGGATTCGAGGCGCAACTGCGCCAGGACATGACGTTGCAACAACTGGCCGGTGCCATCAGCCAGTCTAGCCTGATGGCACATACGGTCAGCGATCGACTGCTGGCGCTGCAGACCGAAAAGCGCGAAGTAATGGAGTTCCGCCTCGGGCTGGATGCCTATCTGGACAAGGTCAAGCTGGCGGACGGTGCGGTACGGAAGTTCTACGACGAAAACAGCAAACAATTCGAATTGCCCGAGCAGGCCAAGGCCGAATATGTGGTGCTGTCGATGGAGACCATCGGCACCCAGCTGACGGTTAGCGAGGCTGAAATCAAGGCCTGGTACGACGGTCACAAGGACAAATTCCGGCAGCCGGAAGAGCGCCGGGCCAGCCATATCCTGATTGCGTCGGAAAAGCTGGGCAAGGACAAGGCGAAGACAAAGGCTGAGGTGCTGCTCAAGGACGTCCAGAAGAATCCGGCCGGCTTCGCAGATCTGGCCAAGAAAAATTCCGATGATCCGGGTTCTGCTGCCAAGGGCGGCGATCTGGGTTTCTTCGGGCGCGGCATGATGGTCAAGGCCTTCGAAGAGACGGCTTTCAACATGAAGGAAGGCGAAATTTCCGGTGTCGTCGAATCCGATTTCGGTTTTCACATCATCAAGGTGACTGGTATTCACGCCGCCAAGGAAAAACCCTTTGCCGAAGTCAAGGGCGAGATCGAAAGCGAATTGAAACTGGCGGGTGCTTCCCGCAAGTTTGCCGAAGCGGCCGAAGCCTTCAGCAATACGGTCTACGAGCAGGCCGACAGCCTGAAGCCGGTGGCCGAGAAGTTCAAGCTGACCATCAAGCAGTCCGACTGGCTGGGGCGTCAGGCAAATCCGGCCAATGGCCCACTGGCCAATGAAAAGCTGCTGGCCGCCGTGTTCTCCGAAGATTCGATCAAGAACAAGCGCAATACCGAAGCCGTCGAAATTGCTACCAATACCTTGGTTGCCGCCCGCCTGGTCGACTACAAGCCGGCAAGCTTGCAGCCCTTCGATGGCGTCAAGGCGAGCATCGAAACCCTGCTCAAGCGCCAGGAAGCCCAGGCCCAGGCCAAGAAGGATGGCGAAGCCCGTCTCGAGGCCTTGAAGAAGGGCGAAGACAAGTTGGCCTGGGGTGCCGCCAAGAGTGTTTCCCGCCTGGATTCGCGGATGATCCCGCCGCCAGCCGCGGCGGCCGTTTTCAAGATGGATGGTGCTACGCTGCCGGCTTATACCGGTGTCGAATTGCCGGGTTCGGGTTATGCGCTGTTCAAGCTGAGCAAGGTGAATTCCGGCGAACAGCTGGATGCTGCCCGTCGCCAGGCGTTGCTCGGACAACTGGCCAACCTGTCGGCCCAGGAAGATCTGCGCCTCTACCTGGCTGCCTTGCGTAGCCGTTACAAAGTCGAGATCAACCAGGCCGCCCTGGAAGCCAAGGAAAAGTAA
- a CDS encoding FUSC family protein, which produces MRREMLHLATINASDRRWQMPFCAALATGLPLLVGAYFEHLDYGLASSLGGLVFLYSPNTPLSHRMVSLMACAFGMSACYALGVVSHFFPVLLVPVLTFIAILVSMVCRFFVLGPPGSLFFIMASAIGAYSPIEVGQVPLFVGLLTLGSLQACLIAFFYSLYTLRREAAQPVKPLPQATFDFVVFDSIVIGVFVGISLALAHALQLERPYWVPVSCLAVIQGASLRAVWTRQVHRIAGTVIGLFLAWGLLMLPLDKWGVSLLMMALAFVIETLVVRHYGLATIFITPLTILLAEAAQFGLGAPDALLQARLFDTVLGSAVGLAGGVCLHSPCFRQLLGAQIRRLSPTRIRP; this is translated from the coding sequence ATGCGCCGGGAAATGCTCCATCTGGCGACAATCAACGCCAGCGACCGGCGCTGGCAGATGCCGTTCTGTGCGGCGCTGGCGACTGGTCTGCCGCTTCTGGTCGGTGCCTATTTCGAGCATCTGGATTACGGACTGGCCTCATCTCTGGGGGGGCTGGTCTTCCTCTATTCTCCCAATACGCCCCTATCTCATCGCATGGTGTCGCTGATGGCGTGTGCCTTTGGCATGAGTGCCTGCTACGCGCTGGGGGTGGTCAGCCATTTTTTTCCGGTGCTGCTGGTGCCGGTACTGACCTTCATTGCCATCCTGGTTTCGATGGTATGTCGCTTCTTTGTGCTTGGGCCGCCGGGCAGCCTGTTTTTCATCATGGCATCGGCCATCGGGGCCTATTCGCCGATCGAGGTTGGGCAAGTCCCCCTGTTTGTCGGACTGCTGACTTTAGGGAGCCTGCAAGCCTGTCTGATTGCGTTCTTCTACAGTCTCTACACCCTGCGCCGGGAGGCTGCGCAGCCAGTCAAGCCTTTACCGCAAGCAACCTTCGATTTTGTCGTATTTGACTCAATCGTTATCGGGGTATTCGTCGGCATCTCGCTGGCCTTGGCTCATGCATTGCAACTGGAGCGCCCGTATTGGGTGCCGGTGAGCTGTCTGGCTGTAATCCAGGGGGCCTCGCTACGCGCTGTCTGGACGAGGCAGGTTCACCGTATAGCCGGCACCGTTATCGGCTTGTTTCTGGCTTGGGGCTTGCTGATGCTGCCGCTGGATAAATGGGGCGTTTCGCTGTTGATGATGGCCTTGGCCTTCGTGATCGAGACGCTGGTGGTGCGTCACTATGGCTTGGCAACGATCTTCATTACACCCCTGACCATCTTGCTGGCTGAGGCCGCCCAGTTTGGTCTGGGCGCGCCAGATGCGCTGCTTCAGGCTCGCTTGTTCGATACCGTGCTGGGTTCCGCGGTTGGACTTGCAGGCGGCGTGTGCCTGCATAGTCCGTGCTTTCGTCAGCTATTGGGGGCACAGATTCGGCGGCTCTCACCGACTCGCATCCGGCCGTAA